From one Zhongshania sp. R06B22 genomic stretch:
- the moaA gene encoding GTP 3',8-cyclase MoaA — MINTDAPLQDRFGRGVEYLRLSVTDRCDFRCVYCMAEDMTFLPRNQILSLEQLYDIASSFVQLGVKKIRLTGGEPMVRNNVMSLIERLGKIEQLEQLHLTTNGAQLDKFAAPLKAAGLTGMNISLDSLQPARFKELTRFGDLNKVLTGIDAARDAGFDRLKLNAVILKGRNDDEILDLIDFIRDKHIDISFIEEMPLGNISEHDRALSFISSEQIRSQIEARYALTPTTENTGGPSRYYRMADSTSRIGFISPHSNNFCHLCNRVRLTVEGRLLLCLGNEHSVSLKELIDRYPGDEEKLQQAIIKAMDLKPESHHFSLDDEPQIVRFMNTTGG, encoded by the coding sequence ATGATTAACACTGACGCCCCACTACAAGATCGCTTTGGCCGCGGAGTTGAATACCTTCGCCTATCGGTCACTGATCGCTGCGATTTCCGCTGTGTCTATTGCATGGCGGAAGATATGACTTTTTTGCCGCGTAATCAAATTCTTAGTTTGGAACAGTTGTACGACATTGCCAGCAGTTTTGTGCAGCTGGGCGTTAAAAAAATTCGCCTGACCGGTGGCGAGCCCATGGTGCGCAATAATGTGATGTCGCTCATAGAGCGCCTGGGGAAAATTGAACAGCTAGAACAACTGCACCTGACCACCAATGGCGCCCAGCTCGATAAATTCGCGGCGCCGCTAAAAGCCGCTGGGCTGACCGGCATGAACATAAGCCTAGACAGCCTGCAGCCCGCCCGCTTTAAGGAATTAACCCGCTTTGGTGACCTAAACAAAGTATTGACCGGCATTGACGCCGCCCGCGATGCTGGTTTTGACCGCCTGAAATTAAATGCGGTGATCCTCAAAGGACGCAACGATGACGAAATTTTAGATCTCATCGACTTCATTCGCGACAAGCACATCGACATTAGCTTTATAGAAGAGATGCCACTGGGCAATATTAGCGAGCACGACCGCGCGCTGAGCTTTATTAGCAGCGAGCAAATTCGCAGCCAGATAGAAGCGCGCTATGCGCTAACACCTACCACCGAGAACACCGGTGGGCCATCGCGCTATTATCGTATGGCCGACAGCACATCGCGGATCGGGTTTATATCGCCGCACAGCAATAACTTCTGCCATCTATGTAATCGCGTTCGGCTAACGGTAGAGGGCCGTCTGTTACTGTGCCTTGGCAATGAACACTCAGTCAGTCTCAAAGAGCTTATTGATCGCTATCCCGGCGATGAGGAAAAATTGCAGCAAGCCATCATCAAGGCCATGGATCTCAAACCCGAGAGCCATCATTTCTCCTTAGACGACGAACCTCAAATTGTTCGATTTATGAACACCACAGGCGGCTAA
- a CDS encoding DUF502 domain-containing protein, with translation MNKLKHFINQSFIGGVLVIAPVIILLLGLRWAVNGVQSLIAPMTSPLVRISGAPPLFVDLLVIALILFGCFIVGTVVATSAGRWAQDFIDAHLARFAPGYRLIRDIIQQMFGTNSNSPFTKGEVAVVQLYGTQNPVRATAIITSRHSNGWFTVFVPTGPNPTSGFVYHLPPECVEARPDIKLDTAFKSIISCGAGSSELGLIRSQEN, from the coding sequence ATGAATAAATTAAAGCACTTTATTAATCAGTCGTTTATCGGTGGTGTATTAGTTATCGCCCCGGTCATTATTCTATTGCTGGGCCTGCGCTGGGCAGTCAATGGCGTGCAGTCCTTAATAGCCCCCATGACCAGCCCACTAGTCCGTATAAGCGGTGCGCCGCCACTTTTCGTGGACCTGCTCGTTATCGCGCTTATTCTCTTTGGCTGCTTTATTGTGGGTACGGTCGTGGCCACTAGCGCAGGCCGCTGGGCACAAGATTTCATCGACGCGCATTTAGCCCGTTTCGCACCTGGCTATCGCCTAATTCGTGACATCATTCAGCAAATGTTTGGCACCAATAGCAACTCCCCGTTTACAAAAGGTGAGGTCGCTGTGGTGCAACTCTATGGCACCCAAAACCCCGTGCGCGCCACGGCCATAATCACCAGTCGCCACAGCAATGGCTGGTTCACGGTATTTGTGCCCACCGGCCCCAATCCCACCTCTGGGTTTGTCTACCATCTGCCACCCGAGTGCGTGGAAGCCCGGCCAGATATAAAACTCGATACCGCGTTTAAATCGATTATCTCCTGTGGTGCAGGTTCTTCTGAGCTGGGCCTCATCCGGTCTCAGGAAAACTAA
- a CDS encoding aromatic ring-hydroxylating oxygenase subunit alpha, whose product MTTETNTIKRYPMPMPFGWFAVSYSDELAPSESRAVHYFSQELVLFRTEAGKAVLMEAYCPHLGAHLGHGIHERSGTGGGRIEGNNIVCPFHSWKFSPEGECVEVPYAKNMPPKVVGQKCLKTFPIRETNQVIWAWYHPDGVAPLWEVISHEEANSDDWSPQDRYEWIIHTHPQEMAENAADPAHFKYVHGTASFPEWETTYDGYFVRGLQVANMPTPRGEVKGSIHTGSAGPGQGYTKFEGIADTFLLGLTTPIDEHKVQVRFAFIQPKINGEVKKGGVNAAIIANIVGQLEEDKPIWENKIYRPLPILCDGDGPIAKFRKWYSRFYAEDFDSRAM is encoded by the coding sequence ATGACTACCGAGACCAATACGATAAAACGCTACCCCATGCCAATGCCCTTTGGCTGGTTTGCGGTGTCTTATTCTGACGAATTAGCGCCCAGCGAATCACGCGCGGTGCATTATTTTAGTCAAGAGCTGGTGTTGTTCCGTACCGAGGCTGGAAAAGCCGTATTAATGGAAGCCTATTGCCCCCACTTGGGCGCGCATTTGGGCCACGGTATTCACGAGCGCTCCGGCACGGGTGGCGGTCGTATTGAGGGTAATAATATTGTTTGCCCTTTCCACTCTTGGAAATTTAGCCCCGAGGGCGAATGTGTAGAAGTACCCTACGCGAAAAATATGCCGCCGAAGGTAGTGGGTCAAAAATGTCTTAAGACTTTCCCCATCCGCGAAACTAATCAGGTGATTTGGGCTTGGTATCATCCAGATGGTGTTGCGCCGTTGTGGGAAGTGATTAGTCATGAGGAGGCCAATAGCGATGATTGGTCCCCACAAGATCGTTACGAGTGGATTATTCATACCCATCCCCAAGAGATGGCAGAGAACGCCGCTGATCCCGCCCATTTTAAATATGTGCATGGCACGGCTTCTTTCCCCGAGTGGGAAACAACCTACGATGGCTATTTTGTGCGCGGGTTGCAGGTGGCAAATATGCCTACCCCTCGCGGTGAAGTGAAAGGCTCTATTCACACTGGTAGTGCTGGCCCAGGCCAAGGCTATACCAAGTTTGAAGGCATTGCCGACACGTTTTTACTGGGGCTGACCACGCCGATTGACGAGCACAAAGTACAGGTGCGATTCGCGTTCATCCAACCTAAGATAAATGGCGAAGTGAAGAAAGGCGGTGTTAACGCCGCCATCATCGCTAATATTGTTGGTCAGCTTGAGGAAGACAAGCCAATTTGGGAGAATAAAATTTATCGCCCGCTACCTATTCTTTGTGATGGCGACGGCCCGATTGCTAAATTCCGCAAATGGTATAGCAGATTTTATGCGGAAGATTTTGATTCACGGGCTATGTAA
- a CDS encoding AAA family ATPase, whose protein sequence is MTDARKDIDQLIAKLAEQGYIASSAIATTLYIAQQLERPILIEGPPGVGKTELANATAAMLNKPMFRLQCYEGLDESKALYDWKYSKQLLYVQVLKEQLNEILDGADGLSNAVERLHNFDDIFYSERFLEPRPLLKALQSDNGAVLLIDEIDKADYEFESLLLEILADFKVTLPEIGTLAAVHKPLVILTSNNTRDLSDALKRRCLHLYIPFPEAKLESRIVQSRVPEVPDELRRQLVNFVHDVRKLDLKKQPAISETIDWARSLLLLHCDSLSRQLVDDTLNVLLKYEEDINMVGPELHSLIKRANSQL, encoded by the coding sequence ATGACAGACGCCCGCAAGGACATAGATCAGCTCATTGCCAAGCTCGCCGAGCAGGGCTATATCGCCAGCTCCGCCATTGCCACCACGCTCTATATTGCGCAGCAGCTGGAACGCCCCATCCTGATTGAAGGGCCGCCGGGTGTAGGTAAAACTGAGCTGGCTAATGCCACCGCCGCCATGCTCAACAAACCGATGTTTCGGCTGCAGTGCTACGAGGGCTTAGATGAAAGCAAAGCGCTCTACGATTGGAAATACAGCAAGCAGCTGCTGTATGTGCAGGTATTAAAAGAACAACTCAACGAGATTCTCGACGGTGCCGATGGTTTATCGAATGCGGTAGAGCGCCTGCATAATTTCGATGACATTTTCTACTCTGAGCGATTTTTAGAACCAAGGCCTTTGCTCAAAGCCCTGCAAAGCGACAATGGCGCTGTCTTACTGATAGACGAAATTGACAAGGCCGACTACGAATTTGAATCACTGCTCTTAGAAATTCTCGCCGACTTTAAAGTCACCCTGCCCGAAATTGGCACCCTAGCAGCCGTTCACAAACCCTTGGTGATTCTAACCAGCAACAACACCCGCGACCTCAGTGACGCGCTTAAACGCCGCTGCCTGCATTTATATATTCCCTTTCCAGAGGCAAAACTGGAAAGCCGGATTGTGCAGAGCAGAGTGCCAGAAGTCCCCGACGAACTGCGCCGCCAATTGGTCAACTTTGTACACGATGTCCGCAAACTCGATTTAAAGAAGCAACCCGCCATCAGCGAAACCATAGACTGGGCGCGCAGCTTATTGCTACTGCATTGCGATAGCCTGTCGCGGCAGCTAGTCGATGACACGCTTAACGTACTGCTCAAGTACGAAGAAGATATCAATATGGTCGGGCCAGAATTACACAGCCTAATTAAACGCGCGAATAGCCAGCTGTAA
- a CDS encoding VWA domain-containing protein produces the protein MDETLLQFIRHLRNHGLAISTAETLDAMRVVATLGYSDPRLLRDGLASCLAKTVDDYNSFGECFERFFQLEAGVNTTDPDDQQRPENDDTKEAQASQNEDQTAGGGDAGGEGQGGDDGQGAGDGQSEGESKGEGKGGSGSSGQRDSTLKDVIRAAAEINLEKIQYRTQRGVYRRKILTALNDEQTLEDIKKLYDAGDDEKAHVLEQLREGQIAAVKYLIDRQLLLNNDNASKQLRDATLQDTSLSAMEHYHRERLPPIIRKLAKKLASRHRQRHKRARRGKLDLGKTLRRNIAYGGVPFHRFWKTTRKDKSDIFVLCDISGSVSAWSRVLLLFVQALSDVLPNTRSFVFCGQSIEVSDLFKQYPVDEALAIIHQRHGLGGSDYGLALNSFWTQIEDKLNRRSCVIILGDGRGNGGDTGIEALRSIYHRARLVLWFNPESHHSWNTGDSEIRRYQSASHYVAECGSLRKLERLLDQLLSLLR, from the coding sequence GTGGACGAAACCCTACTGCAATTTATTCGCCACCTGAGAAATCACGGCTTGGCAATATCCACCGCCGAGACTCTGGACGCAATGCGTGTGGTGGCCACCTTGGGCTACAGCGATCCCAGGCTATTAAGAGACGGCCTAGCGAGCTGCCTTGCCAAAACCGTGGATGACTACAACAGCTTTGGCGAATGCTTTGAGCGCTTCTTTCAACTTGAAGCGGGTGTAAATACCACTGACCCTGACGATCAACAACGTCCTGAAAATGACGATACGAAAGAAGCGCAAGCTAGCCAAAACGAAGACCAAACAGCGGGTGGTGGCGACGCCGGCGGCGAAGGCCAAGGAGGAGATGACGGACAAGGCGCCGGTGATGGCCAGAGCGAAGGTGAGAGTAAGGGCGAAGGTAAGGGCGGAAGCGGAAGCAGCGGCCAGCGCGACAGCACGCTCAAAGACGTTATACGCGCCGCCGCAGAAATAAACCTCGAAAAGATCCAATACCGCACTCAGCGCGGTGTCTACCGACGCAAGATTTTAACGGCGCTAAATGACGAACAAACATTAGAGGACATTAAAAAACTTTACGACGCCGGCGACGACGAAAAAGCCCATGTGCTGGAACAATTACGCGAAGGCCAAATTGCCGCCGTAAAATACCTTATCGACCGGCAGCTACTGTTAAACAACGATAACGCTAGCAAGCAACTTCGCGACGCCACCTTGCAAGACACCTCACTGTCAGCAATGGAACATTATCACCGCGAGCGCCTGCCGCCCATCATTCGTAAACTCGCTAAGAAACTCGCCTCTCGCCATAGGCAGCGACATAAGCGCGCTCGTCGCGGCAAACTCGATTTGGGTAAAACTCTGCGCCGGAACATCGCCTATGGCGGTGTTCCCTTCCACCGTTTTTGGAAGACTACTCGCAAAGATAAAAGCGATATTTTTGTACTGTGCGATATCAGTGGTTCTGTCAGCGCGTGGTCGCGGGTATTACTGCTTTTTGTGCAGGCCTTAAGCGATGTTCTACCCAACACCCGCAGCTTTGTTTTCTGTGGCCAAAGTATTGAAGTCAGCGACTTGTTTAAGCAATATCCGGTGGACGAAGCCTTGGCGATTATTCACCAGCGTCACGGTCTGGGGGGCAGCGATTACGGCTTGGCGCTAAATAGCTTTTGGACCCAAATTGAAGACAAGCTCAATCGCCGCAGCTGCGTTATCATTCTTGGCGACGGCCGCGGCAACGGCGGAGACACCGGAATCGAGGCACTGCGCAGTATTTATCATCGCGCCAGACTGGTACTTTGGTTTAATCCAGAATCACACCACAGCTGGAATACCGGCGACTCAGAAATACGCCGCTATCAGAGTGCCAGTCACTACGTCGCTGAGTGCGGATCGCTGCGCAAGCTAGAGCGCCTGCTAGACCAATTACTAAGCCTGCTGCGCTAA
- a CDS encoding cupin domain-containing protein, which produces MVSADINSNDLIEQLNLEPHLEGGYFCRTFTSGHLSGDRAAMSAIYYLLTQDSPVGHLHSNRSDILHFWQHGSPLYYTLVAPDGSIENVVMGPDLAAGQQLQMLVPGGYWKASELRDGEHGLVSEAVCPGFDFNDHQLANAQEIKKNYPQHWTALRPLISG; this is translated from the coding sequence ATGGTTTCCGCAGACATCAACAGCAATGATCTCATTGAGCAGCTCAATTTAGAGCCTCACCTTGAAGGTGGTTATTTTTGTAGAACCTTTACCTCCGGCCATTTGAGCGGCGACCGAGCTGCTATGTCGGCTATATATTATCTGCTCACTCAAGACAGCCCGGTCGGCCATTTACATAGTAACCGCTCAGATATACTCCACTTTTGGCAGCACGGCAGCCCCCTTTACTACACCTTAGTGGCGCCAGACGGCAGTATAGAGAATGTCGTTATGGGACCAGATTTGGCCGCCGGCCAACAGCTGCAAATGCTGGTACCCGGCGGATACTGGAAAGCATCTGAACTTCGAGACGGTGAGCACGGCCTAGTCTCTGAGGCGGTGTGCCCCGGTTTTGATTTTAATGATCACCAACTCGCCAATGCCCAAGAGATTAAAAAGAACTACCCACAACATTGGACTGCATTACGACCACTGATCTCTGGCTAA